A DNA window from Loxodonta africana isolate mLoxAfr1 chromosome 7, mLoxAfr1.hap2, whole genome shotgun sequence contains the following coding sequences:
- the LOC135231830 gene encoding olfactory receptor 5W2-like, with the protein MDGKNCSSLTEFHLLGITNNPEIKATIFATFLVIYLIILMANLGMIILIKMDSQLQTPVYFFLSHLSFCDLCYSTAIGSKMLVDLLTKDKSISFYGCALQFFIFCVFADSECLLLAVMAFDRYKAISNPLLYTVNMSSGVCSVLMAGVYLVGMVDALIHTTLTFRLCFCGSNEINHFFCDLPPLFLLSCSDIQVNELALFTVFGFIELSTISGVLVSYCYIIFSVLKIHSAEGRFKAFSTCTSHLTAVAIFQGTMLFMYFQTSSAYSLEQDKVTSFFIPLSSPC; encoded by the coding sequence atggatggaaAAAATTGTTCTTCATTGACTGAATTCCACCTCTTGGGAATTACTAATAACCCTGAGATCAAAGCAACCATATTTGCCACATTTCTCGTCATATATCTCATTATTCTTATGGCAAATCTTGGAATGatcattttaattaaaatggaCTCCCAGCTTCAAACTCCagtgtactttttcctcagccacctctccTTCTGTGACCTCTGTTATTCCACAGCAATTGGGTCCAAGATGCTGGTGGACCTCTTAACAAAAGACAAATCAATTTCTTTCTATGGCTGTGCTCTGCAATTCttcatcttctgtgtctttgcagATTCTGAGTGTCTCCTGCTGGCAGTGATGGCCTTTGATAGGTACAAGGCCATTAGCAACCCCTTGCTCTATACAGTCAACATGTCCAGCGGGGTGTGCTCCGTGCTCATGGCTGGGGTTTACCTGGTGGGCATGGTGGACGCTTTGATACACACCACGCTAACTTTCCGCTTATGTTTCTGTGGGTCAAATGAAAttaatcatttcttctgtgatttACCTCCacttttcctcctttcctgttcTGATATTCAGGTCAATGAGTTGGCATTATTCACTGTTTTTGGCTTCATTGAACTGAGTACCATTTCAGGGGTTCTTGTCTCTTACTGTTACATCATCTTCTCAGTCTTAAAGATCCACTCTGCTGAGGGAAGGTTCAAAGCTTTCTCCACCTGCACCTCTCACTTAACGGCTGTTGCGATTTTCCAGGGAACTATGCTCTTTatgtatttccaaacaagttctGCCTACTCTCTAGAGCAAGACAAAGTGACCTCATTTTTTATACCCTTGTCATCCCCATGTTAA